The Castor canadensis chromosome X, mCasCan1.hap1v2, whole genome shotgun sequence genome includes a region encoding these proteins:
- the Ubqln2 gene encoding ubiquilin-2 translates to MAENGESSGPPRPSRSPAAAQGSAAAPAEPKIIKVTVKTPKEKEEFAVPENSSVQQFKEAISKRFKSQTDQLVLIFAGKILKDQDTLIQHGIHDGLTVHLVIKSQNRPQGQTQGQSQGQGQGQSQGQGQGQGQGQGQGQSQGQGQGQGQTTTQPSSAAGTTTTSASTPRSNSTPISTNSNPFGLGSLGGLAGLSSLGLSTTNFSELQNQMQQQLMASPEMMIQIMENPFVQSMLSNPDLMRQLIMANPQMQQLIQRNPEISHLLNNPDIMRQTLEIARNPAMMQEMMRNQDLALSNLESIPGGYNALRRMYTDIQEPMLNAAQEQFGGNPFASVGSSSSSGEGTQPSRTENRDPLPNPWAPPPATQSSATTSTTTSSGSGSGSSSSNTTGNTVAAANYVASIFSTPGMQSLLQQITENPQLIQNMLSAPYMRSMMQSLSQNPDLAAQMMLNSPLFTANPQLQEQMRPQLPAFLQQMQNPDTISAMSNPRAMQALMQIQQGLQTLATEAPGLIPSFTPGVGVGVLGTALGPVGPVTPIGPIGPIVPFTPIGPIGPIGPTGPASSPGSTGSGGPTAPTVSSSAPSETTSPTSESGPNQQFIQQMVQALAGANPPQLPNPEVRFQQQLEQLNAMGFLNREANLQALIATGGDINAAIERLLGSQPS, encoded by the coding sequence ATGGCTGAGAACGGCGAGAGCAGCGGCCCCCCGCGCCCCTCCCGCAGCCCTGCTGCGGCCCAAGGCTCGGCCGCTGCCCCGGCTGAGCCCAAAATCATCAAAGTCACTGTGAAGACTcccaaagagaaagaggagttCGCGGTGCCCGAGAATAGCTCGGTCCAGCAGTTTAAGGAAGCGATTTCTAAACGCTTCAAATCCCAAACCGATCAGCTAGTGCTGATTTTTGCcggaaaaatcttaaaagatcaAGATACCTTGATCCAGCACGGCATCCATGATGGACTGACTGTTCACCTTGTCATCAAAAGCCAGAACCGACCTCAGGGCCAGACCCAGGGCCagagccagggccagggccagggccagagccagggccagggccagggccagggccagggccagggccagggccagagccagggccagggccagggccagggccagacCACCACACAGCCTAGCAGTGCCGCGGGAACTACTACTACCTCGGCATCGACTCCCAGGAGTAACTCCACACCTATTTCCACAAATAGCAACCCCTTTGGGTTGGGGAGCCTGGGAGGACTTGCAGGCCTTAGCAGCCTGGGTTTGAGCACCAccaacttctctgagcttcagaaCCAGATGCAGCAGCAGCTCATGGCCAGCCCTGAGATGATGATCCAAATCATGGAAAATCCCTTTGTTCAGAGCATGCTTTCGAATCCTGATCTGATGAGGCAGCTCATTATGGCCAATCCACAGATGCAACAATTGATTCAGAGAAACCCAGAAATCAGTCACCTGCTCAACAACCCAGATATAATGAGGCAGACTCTCGAAATCGCCAGGAATCCAGCCATGATGCAAGAGATGATGAGAAATCAAGACCTGGCTCTCAGCAATCTCGAAAGTATCCCAGGTGGCTACAATGCTCTACGGCGCATGTACACTGACATTCAAGAACCCATGCTGAATGCGGCACAAGAGCAGTTTGGGGGTAATCCCTTTGCCTCGGTGGGGAGCAGTTCCTCCTCGGGGGAAGGTACTCAGCCTTCCCGCACAGAAAATCGGGATCCACTGCCCAATCCTTGGGCACCACCACCGGCTACTCAGAGTTCTGCGACCACCAGCACTACCACAAGCAGTGGCAGTGGGTCTGGCAGTAGCTCCAGTAATACTACTGGCAATACGGTGGCTGCAGCTAATTATGTCGCTAGCATCTTCAGTACCCCAGGAATGCAGAGCCTGCTGCAACAGATAACTGAAAACCCTCAGCTCATTCAGAATATGCTGTCTGCACCCTACATGAGAAGCATGATGCAGTCCCTGAGCCAGAATCCAGATTTGGCTGCACAGATGATGCTGAATAGCCCTCTGTTTACTGCAAATCCTCAGCTGCAGGAGCAGATGCGTCCACAGCTCCCGGCTTTCCTGCAGCAGATGCAGAATCCGGACACAATATCAGCCATGTCAAACCCAAGAGCAATGCAGGCTTTAATGCAGATACAGCAGGGGCTACAGACATTAGCCACTGAAGCACCTGGCCTCATTCCAAGCTTCACTccaggtgtgggggtgggggtgctgggAACAGCCCTAGGTCCTGTAGGCCCTGTCACTCCCATAGGCCCTATAGGTCCTATAGTTCCTTTTACCCCCATAGGCCCTATTGGGCCCATAGGACCCACTGGCCCTGCGAGTTCTCCCGGCTCCACCGGCTCTGGCGGCCCCACTGCACCCACTGTGTCCAGCTCTGCACCCAGTGAAACGACCAGTCCAACATCAGAATCTGGACCCAACCAGCAATTCATTCAGCAAATGGTGCAGGCTTTGGCTGGAGCAAATCCTCCACAGCTGCCGAATCCAGAAGTCAGATTTCAGCAGCAACTGGAACAGCTCAACGCCATGGGGTTCTTAAACCGTGAAGCAAACTTGCAGGCCCTAATAGCAACAGGAGGCGACATCAATGCAGCCATTGAGAGGCTGCTGGGCTCCCAGCCATCGTAA